One window of bacterium genomic DNA carries:
- a CDS encoding M20/M25/M40 family metallo-hydrolase: protein MTPREAEMQPQLDRVREYLERHHDRHLARLQTLLRQPSISVDGVGVEECAKLYAELARDGGFTESEVVSTGGAPGVWAACEASAPVTLATYGMLDSVRADPKGWSSPPFDAAVVPLPPFPRVVIARGARAVKGPLGVFLNAVEACRAVLGRTPVNVLVVAECDEIMGSPGYRGMIDRYRARLAAASAAWNPGASQDANGAGHFTLGYKGMIYMALRASGARWGRGPRETAIHGMAKSVVDSPAWRLVHALATLTSPDGNVVRLEGFDRATPPPSADEAQEMAAVMARFQGVPWQRVLTGVQSADVRAIDDLPDEEIYRRYFFAPSMNLNGLRSGYLGPGTRAFSLPHAAEATFDIRIPRTWDVADVVQALRRRLDEAGFGDVESMVFGAFNGSRVSRDAPVVRAAEAMFTSRDLDVVWWPMTGGGGPWSLFTEEFGIPLLRDVGLGHGRASARDEYLVIEGAGKIGGMVDLALSYVEFMFRLAASGTAH from the coding sequence ATGACGCCCCGTGAGGCGGAGATGCAGCCCCAACTCGACCGTGTGCGCGAGTACCTCGAGCGTCATCACGACCGCCATCTCGCGCGGCTGCAGACGTTGCTGCGCCAGCCGAGCATCTCAGTCGACGGCGTCGGCGTCGAGGAATGCGCCAAACTGTATGCGGAGCTCGCCCGAGACGGGGGCTTCACCGAAAGCGAAGTCGTATCCACGGGTGGCGCTCCGGGCGTCTGGGCGGCGTGCGAAGCAAGTGCGCCGGTAACGCTCGCCACGTACGGCATGCTCGATTCCGTACGCGCCGACCCCAAGGGATGGTCGTCTCCGCCGTTTGACGCCGCAGTCGTCCCGCTGCCGCCGTTCCCGCGGGTCGTCATCGCGCGCGGCGCCCGGGCGGTCAAAGGTCCGCTCGGCGTCTTCCTCAACGCCGTGGAGGCGTGCCGGGCGGTGCTCGGCCGCACGCCGGTGAACGTACTCGTGGTCGCGGAGTGCGACGAGATCATGGGCAGCCCCGGGTACCGCGGGATGATCGACCGCTATCGCGCTCGGCTTGCCGCCGCGTCCGCGGCGTGGAATCCCGGCGCGTCGCAGGACGCGAATGGCGCGGGGCACTTCACGCTCGGGTACAAAGGCATGATCTACATGGCGTTGCGCGCGAGCGGGGCGCGCTGGGGTCGCGGCCCGCGCGAGACCGCGATCCACGGGATGGCGAAATCGGTCGTGGACAGCCCAGCGTGGCGGCTCGTGCACGCCCTTGCCACGCTGACGTCGCCCGACGGCAACGTCGTGCGGCTCGAGGGCTTCGACCGTGCGACCCCGCCGCCGTCGGCCGACGAAGCTCAGGAGATGGCGGCCGTCATGGCACGCTTTCAAGGCGTTCCCTGGCAGCGTGTGCTGACCGGGGTGCAGAGCGCAGACGTCCGCGCGATCGATGATCTGCCGGACGAAGAGATCTACCGGCGCTACTTCTTCGCGCCCAGCATGAACCTGAACGGCCTGCGCAGCGGGTACCTCGGTCCGGGAACGCGGGCGTTCAGCCTGCCGCACGCGGCCGAGGCGACGTTCGACATCCGCATCCCGCGGACGTGGGATGTTGCCGACGTGGTGCAAGCGCTCCGCCGGCGCCTCGATGAGGCGGGGTTCGGAGACGTGGAGAGCATGGTGTTCGGCGCCTTCAACGGCTCCCGAGTCAGCCGCGACGCGCCGGTGGTCCGCGCAGCAGAGGCGATGTTCACATCGCGCGACCTCGACGTGGTCTGGTGGCCGATGACCGGCGGCGGCGGTCCGTGGTCGCTGTTCACCGAGGAGTTTGGCATACCGCTGCTGCGCGACGTCGGGCTTGGCCACGGCCGCGCGTCGGCGCGCGACGAGTACCTCGTCATCGAAGGCGCCGGGAAGATCGGCGGGATGGTGGACCTGGCGCTGTCCTACGTCGAGTTCATGTTCCGGCTGGCGGCGTCCGGCACGGCGCACTAA
- a CDS encoding dihydroorotase family protein: MTFDLVALNGTIVTPRERRRADLGISGGRIAVVASPGQLTGALSRDSLDAAGLVILPGLIDEHVHLYDPGWPEWEDFPSGTRAAAAGGVTTILEMPNSVPATDSGERLAARRRAVERRAIVDFGLYGGLGASNPNAALGLAAAGAIAFKTFRVQALPGSEKARLEGGVRAAEPADMLERFRESAPTGLPHAVHVEDDRLGRYFTAKAQAEGKNRPEHHNLGRPELCEIVSAAETLSLAREARARVHLVHMSSPDAVVLSARRRAEGQPITVETCPQYLLFSSEDMARFGPWGKVHPPLRSPESRDRLWEFVNDGSIDAIATDHAPYAADEKARHPDDIWKTPAGHPGLETMLPGLLTQVNAGRLSLERLVALTSENPARIFGLYPRKGAIRPGADADLAVVDLAQERVLHAGDGFSQARATARWFDGVTVRGVPVMTLVRGTVVYRQGEVLVEPGHGRFLRGVGVVS, from the coding sequence GTGACCTTCGATCTTGTCGCCCTCAACGGAACCATCGTCACGCCCCGCGAGCGCCGGCGTGCCGATCTCGGGATCAGCGGCGGGCGGATCGCCGTCGTAGCGTCACCGGGACAGCTCACAGGTGCGCTATCGCGTGACAGCCTCGATGCGGCCGGCCTTGTTATTCTGCCTGGGCTCATCGACGAACACGTTCACCTCTACGATCCCGGGTGGCCAGAATGGGAAGATTTTCCGAGCGGCACCCGCGCGGCCGCGGCAGGCGGCGTGACGACCATCCTCGAGATGCCTAACTCCGTCCCGGCCACCGATTCGGGGGAGCGGCTGGCCGCCCGGCGGCGGGCGGTGGAGCGGCGCGCCATTGTCGACTTTGGACTCTACGGCGGGCTTGGCGCCTCGAACCCCAATGCAGCCTTGGGTCTGGCGGCGGCCGGCGCCATCGCGTTCAAGACTTTTCGCGTACAGGCGCTGCCTGGCTCCGAGAAGGCCCGCCTGGAAGGCGGTGTCCGCGCCGCCGAGCCTGCCGATATGCTTGAACGCTTCCGGGAATCCGCGCCGACCGGCCTGCCGCACGCGGTGCACGTCGAAGACGACCGCTTGGGCCGGTACTTTACCGCGAAGGCTCAGGCGGAAGGGAAGAACCGGCCCGAGCACCACAATCTCGGCCGGCCCGAGCTCTGCGAGATCGTCTCGGCCGCCGAGACACTTTCGCTGGCGCGTGAGGCGCGTGCGCGCGTGCATCTCGTCCACATGAGCTCGCCGGATGCCGTCGTGCTTTCGGCGCGGCGTCGGGCGGAAGGCCAGCCGATCACGGTCGAGACATGCCCGCAGTATCTGCTGTTTTCTTCGGAGGACATGGCCCGCTTCGGCCCGTGGGGCAAGGTGCACCCGCCGCTGCGTAGTCCCGAAAGCCGCGACCGCCTGTGGGAGTTTGTCAACGACGGCAGCATCGACGCGATCGCCACCGATCACGCGCCCTATGCAGCGGACGAGAAAGCACGCCACCCCGACGACATCTGGAAGACGCCGGCCGGGCACCCCGGACTCGAGACGATGCTGCCGGGCCTGCTGACCCAAGTGAACGCCGGCCGCCTGTCGCTCGAGCGGCTCGTCGCACTGACGAGCGAGAACCCGGCGCGCATTTTCGGGCTCTATCCGCGAAAGGGCGCGATCCGACCGGGCGCCGACGCGGACCTCGCCGTCGTGGATCTGGCGCAGGAACGCGTTCTGCACGCGGGCGACGGGTTCTCCCAAGCGCGTGCGACGGCCCGCTGGTTCGACGGTGTGACGGTGCGCGGCGTGCCGGTGATGACCCTTGTCCGCGGGACGGTCGTCTACCGCCAGGGTGAGGTTCTGGTCGAGCCGGGCCACGGCCGATTTCTACGTGGCGTGGGGGTGGTGTCATGA
- a CDS encoding NAD-dependent epimerase/dehydratase family protein — protein sequence MTMSTTPILVTGAAGVVGSHTVRQLRERGAAVVAADILPGPGPLLDGLDGLEYRRIDIQDLAQVLDVLRDVRSERVVHLAALVGDWYNRHPLANHTVNVGGFLNVLEACRLSGVRRLVFASTWSLYPEFHGTQHGHPDYVPVPEDTPPLPVRPYEIGKYSCERMAAWFNHVYGLEFAALRFGGYYAAERRFHKEPRGAGPLTDMLMAAAFRRPFHLETGGDQGFDAVHVKDCAHGCVCAALATATPGGIYNVGTGQAATLRRAAEILRELAPESKIEVGPGLLSVKHYCRLDVGRARRELAYSPRFPLREGLADCLAEIRRVAVA from the coding sequence ATGACGATGAGCACGACGCCGATCCTGGTCACCGGCGCCGCGGGCGTGGTCGGCTCGCATACCGTACGCCAGCTGCGCGAGCGTGGAGCCGCTGTGGTGGCGGCCGACATCCTGCCCGGCCCCGGGCCGTTGCTCGACGGTCTCGACGGCCTCGAATATCGGCGGATCGACATTCAGGACCTCGCCCAGGTCCTCGACGTGCTGCGCGACGTCCGGTCGGAGCGCGTCGTGCACCTCGCGGCGCTCGTCGGTGACTGGTACAACCGCCACCCGCTTGCCAACCACACCGTGAACGTCGGCGGTTTCTTGAACGTGCTCGAGGCCTGCCGGCTCAGCGGCGTGCGACGCCTCGTCTTTGCTTCGACGTGGTCACTCTACCCGGAATTTCACGGTACGCAGCACGGGCATCCCGACTACGTGCCGGTGCCCGAAGACACACCTCCGCTGCCGGTCCGACCGTACGAGATCGGCAAGTACTCGTGCGAGCGCATGGCCGCCTGGTTCAACCACGTCTACGGGCTAGAGTTTGCGGCGCTCCGCTTCGGAGGATACTACGCGGCTGAACGCCGCTTCCATAAGGAGCCGCGCGGAGCGGGTCCGCTCACCGACATGCTGATGGCGGCGGCCTTCAGGCGTCCGTTCCATCTGGAGACGGGTGGGGATCAGGGGTTCGACGCAGTCCACGTCAAGGATTGCGCGCACGGATGCGTGTGCGCTGCGCTGGCGACGGCCACGCCCGGCGGCATCTACAACGTCGGCACCGGGCAGGCAGCGACGCTGCGCCGGGCTGCGGAGATCCTGCGCGAGCTCGCACCGGAGAGCAAGATCGAAGTCGGGCCGGGACTACTGTCCGTCAAGCACTACTGCAGGCTCGATGTCGGGCGGGCCCGGCGCGAGCTTGCCTATTCGCCTCGCTTCCCGCTGCGCGAGGGGCTCGCGGACTGTCTCGCGGAAATCCGGAGAGTCGCCGTCGCGTGA
- a CDS encoding ABC transporter permease has protein sequence MNDAARTIAPAAGRATPAADALRAVWRRRSAAAGLVVVGTVTLVALLAPLLAPHDPIRQAVFERLRPPGSAAHVLGTDHFGRDLLSRLMYGARVSLLVGVLSVAVASGAGTAAGVLAGYFGGILDQTLMAVVEVLMAFPLILLAIAIVAVLGGGVMNVMLAVGIANVPAFARLARAEIVRHRGREYVEAARALGAGHRRLITRHLLPNSWSPIIVLMTLKVSTAILTEATLSYLGLGISPPTPTWGTIIADGTRFLPRAPWISLAPGLAIVATVLGFNLLGDGIRDALDPRLRGEYASAAGD, from the coding sequence ATCAATGATGCCGCGCGAACGATCGCGCCGGCCGCCGGCCGTGCCACGCCGGCCGCGGACGCGCTACGCGCGGTATGGCGACGCCGCAGCGCCGCAGCCGGGCTAGTGGTCGTCGGCACGGTAACCCTTGTGGCATTGCTCGCGCCGCTGCTTGCGCCTCACGATCCCATCCGGCAGGCCGTTTTCGAGCGCCTCCGGCCGCCTGGGTCCGCGGCCCACGTGCTCGGGACGGACCACTTCGGCCGCGATCTGCTGTCGCGGCTCATGTACGGGGCACGCGTGTCGCTGCTGGTCGGCGTCCTCTCGGTGGCCGTCGCCTCAGGCGCCGGGACGGCCGCCGGCGTTCTGGCCGGCTACTTCGGTGGCATTTTGGACCAAACGCTCATGGCCGTGGTCGAGGTGTTGATGGCGTTTCCACTCATCCTGCTGGCGATCGCGATCGTCGCCGTGCTGGGTGGCGGCGTCATGAATGTCATGCTGGCCGTCGGCATTGCCAACGTGCCGGCTTTCGCACGGCTGGCGCGGGCCGAGATTGTACGGCACCGCGGCCGGGAGTACGTCGAGGCGGCCCGGGCACTCGGCGCAGGACATCGCCGCCTCATCACCCGGCACCTGCTGCCCAACTCCTGGTCGCCGATCATCGTGCTCATGACGCTCAAGGTGTCGACGGCCATCCTGACCGAAGCCACGCTGAGCTATCTCGGCCTGGGCATCTCGCCGCCAACGCCGACGTGGGGCACGATCATCGCTGACGGCACCCGGTTCCTGCCGCGTGCGCCGTGGATCTCGCTGGCGCCCGGCCTCGCGATCGTCGCCACTGTGCTGGGTTTCAACCTGCTCGGCGACGGAATTCGCGACGCGCTCGACCCGCGACTCCGCGGCGAATACGCGTCTGCGGCGGGCGACTGA
- a CDS encoding ABC transporter permease: MSYVLRRLERMVLTIAGVITFAFLLIHLTPGDPAALVLGDYVTPDALRQVRAQLELDKPLAVQYARYASRVLHGDLGHSFRTDQPVLDEIRSQAPFTAMLTAAGIVLALAIGVPIGTLAAIRRNSLADYAATTVAMLSLSTPGFWFAILLIYVFAYRLGLFPVIGAGRWGDWHAILTHLALPAVAIGARSAALVARMTRSSMLDVLHQDYIRTGRAKGLSGRAVVLKHALRNAAIPIVTIVGLDVAYLLGGAVVTETVFARPGLGKLLVDAIYARDYPTIQGAIMIFAFSLVVINLLVDLSYACLDPRIRYQ; the protein is encoded by the coding sequence ATGAGCTACGTGCTGCGCCGGCTCGAGCGTATGGTGCTCACCATCGCCGGTGTGATTACGTTTGCGTTTCTGCTGATCCACCTGACACCGGGCGACCCCGCGGCGCTGGTGTTGGGAGACTACGTGACCCCGGACGCGCTGCGGCAGGTGCGGGCCCAGCTGGAGCTCGACAAGCCGCTCGCGGTGCAGTACGCCCGGTATGCGAGCCGCGTCCTCCACGGCGACCTAGGCCACTCGTTCCGCACCGACCAACCGGTGCTCGACGAGATCCGCAGCCAGGCGCCGTTCACCGCGATGCTGACCGCGGCGGGAATCGTGCTCGCGCTCGCGATCGGCGTTCCGATCGGGACGCTGGCGGCGATCCGGCGCAACTCGCTCGCGGACTACGCGGCCACGACCGTGGCGATGCTGTCGCTCTCAACCCCGGGATTCTGGTTTGCGATCCTGCTGATCTATGTGTTCGCGTACCGGCTGGGACTGTTTCCCGTGATCGGCGCGGGCCGGTGGGGAGACTGGCACGCGATCCTCACCCACTTGGCGTTGCCCGCGGTCGCGATCGGAGCGCGCTCCGCCGCGCTCGTCGCCCGTATGACCCGCTCCTCGATGCTCGACGTCCTCCATCAGGACTACATCCGGACCGGCCGCGCCAAAGGCCTGAGCGGCCGGGCGGTCGTGCTGAAGCACGCCCTGCGCAACGCCGCGATTCCCATCGTGACGATCGTCGGCCTGGATGTTGCATACCTACTCGGCGGTGCCGTCGTCACCGAAACGGTCTTCGCGCGCCCGGGGCTCGGCAAGCTGCTCGTGGACGCAATCTACGCCCGTGACTATCCGACGATCCAGGGCGCGATCATGATCTTTGCCTTCAGCCTCGTGGTGATCAACCTGCTGGTGGACCTCAGCTATGCGTGCCTCGACCCGCGCATCCGGTATCAATGA
- a CDS encoding ABC transporter substrate-binding protein, producing the protein MRSEPKLLAGALAAVLAVVSLPAVGLPQSGPAREQVIVAAYPRDFRNLDPARIPGSPDYQIAMNVFNGLVRYKSSSLDVEPDLAERWTVSPDGKTYTFVLRRGVQFHHDYGEMTSADVKFSFDRILNPETKSPYRDSMQIIQSVDTPDKYTVRVVLNAPSSSFLAAVLAFRPGYIVSQRAVEQLGSKFSLNPIGTGAFQFASYAPRQEIVLDANAHYFRGAPAAKRIVWKIVPDDNTAALALRRGEINFMIVRDVQVYKDLQKDPSLAFTATPAAGWWGFYMNTRRKPLSDVKVRRALAYATDRETFVKALLEGVGQPIYSILSPGMVGYTANIERYPFNPARAKALVAEAGYPNGFKINVIHEESAYSSVIATAMQEWFKNIGVTLDDQRLEAGAWTARHQAGDYDINIDGITRFDPDQILTEEFHSVSFPPGSNYAYYGAIDALIEAQRRALTTRERVQILAAIQRKVAEDVPVVPIVDPIYVTAYNRGQHGYGANTGHWMTRFEFVKFAVR; encoded by the coding sequence ATGCGCAGTGAGCCCAAGTTGTTGGCCGGTGCTCTTGCCGCCGTCCTGGCCGTGGTGTCTCTTCCGGCTGTTGGATTGCCGCAGTCTGGCCCGGCGCGCGAGCAGGTGATAGTGGCCGCGTACCCGAGGGATTTCCGCAACCTGGACCCCGCCCGCATTCCGGGCTCGCCGGACTACCAGATCGCGATGAACGTGTTCAATGGCCTCGTGCGCTACAAAAGCAGCTCGCTCGACGTCGAGCCCGATCTCGCCGAGCGCTGGACCGTCTCGCCGGACGGCAAGACGTATACGTTCGTTCTGCGCAGAGGGGTGCAGTTCCACCACGACTACGGCGAGATGACGTCCGCCGACGTGAAGTTCAGCTTCGACCGGATTCTCAATCCCGAGACGAAGTCGCCCTACCGGGACTCGATGCAGATCATCCAGTCGGTTGATACCCCTGACAAGTACACCGTTCGCGTCGTCCTCAACGCGCCGTCGTCGAGCTTCCTCGCAGCCGTGCTGGCGTTCCGGCCCGGGTACATCGTCAGCCAGCGGGCCGTCGAACAGTTGGGGTCCAAGTTTTCGCTCAATCCGATTGGGACCGGGGCGTTCCAGTTTGCGAGCTACGCGCCCCGCCAGGAGATCGTGCTTGACGCCAATGCGCATTACTTCCGGGGGGCGCCGGCGGCCAAGCGTATCGTCTGGAAGATCGTCCCCGACGACAACACGGCAGCGCTAGCGCTGCGGCGTGGTGAGATCAACTTCATGATCGTCCGGGACGTGCAGGTGTACAAGGACCTCCAGAAGGACCCCAGCCTTGCGTTTACGGCGACCCCGGCCGCCGGTTGGTGGGGATTCTACATGAACACCCGGCGCAAGCCGCTAAGCGACGTCAAGGTTCGGCGCGCGCTCGCCTACGCGACCGACCGCGAGACATTCGTCAAGGCATTGCTCGAAGGCGTGGGGCAGCCGATCTATAGCATCCTCAGTCCCGGTATGGTGGGTTACACTGCAAACATCGAGCGCTATCCGTTCAACCCGGCCAGGGCAAAGGCGCTCGTCGCCGAGGCGGGTTATCCGAACGGGTTCAAGATCAACGTTATCCACGAGGAGTCTGCGTACTCGTCCGTCATCGCGACGGCGATGCAGGAGTGGTTCAAGAACATCGGCGTGACGCTCGACGATCAGCGGCTCGAGGCCGGCGCCTGGACCGCCCGGCATCAGGCGGGCGACTACGACATCAACATCGACGGCATCACGAGGTTCGACCCCGACCAGATCCTGACCGAGGAATTCCACTCGGTCAGTTTCCCGCCCGGCAGCAACTACGCGTACTATGGGGCGATCGATGCGCTGATCGAGGCGCAGCGGCGGGCGCTGACAACCCGCGAGCGCGTCCAGATCCTGGCCGCGATTCAGAGGAAGGTGGCCGAGGACGTGCCGGTGGTGCCGATCGTCGACCCGATCTACGTGACAGCCTACAACAGGGGCCAGCACGGCTACGGTGCGAATACCGGCCACTGGATGACCCGGTTTGAGTTCGTAAAGTTCGCGGTGCGGTAA
- a CDS encoding ABC transporter substrate-binding protein yields the protein MKHGSRMGKGISRRDLLSAAGATLTGGAALSALRPLLGAVPAQAAEPIYGGTLTIAFVPFATHIDANSANISTLNEVAKYFYETLFDWDADGKLVPSLVQSEQISRDGLTVTWKLQPGVKFHDGTSFNAAAVKWNLERKGEKKQPLYDALFVRRIDAVDDLTVRVTMTQPQPGLAAWLSLPTFSMYSPSFVQKVGDDGLKRQASGTGPFTVQEFRANEILRLRRAPQYWRKGLPYLDEIVFRMVPSISARAAMLQAGDVDMALALSIPDIARLRHLKGFRVLQQLGSQQYYLAINAAHDPLKDGRVRRALNHAVDKDGIMRTVLLGSAEFSTANFLTRKVDGYARAGVYPYDRAAAARLLDEAGWKPGPGGMRAKDGKSLSLDIATTSGARSGDVQIAELVQGMLKNVGVGANVNVVDSATFLARVNLPIPQQLPYDLLNLAVNVFSGDAEYVMRTFYLTSAWPPAYYNYAHYSNPTVDKDVDAALRAPTKAQRDQIFARIIKQVYADTPTILLCDVPTIAAVQDTVQGVFFNGPANNWPAKYAWKEKR from the coding sequence ATGAAGCACGGCAGCCGCATGGGCAAGGGGATCAGCCGCCGCGACCTGTTGTCCGCCGCAGGCGCCACGCTGACCGGGGGCGCCGCTCTGTCCGCGTTGCGGCCGTTGCTCGGCGCCGTCCCGGCGCAGGCTGCGGAACCGATATACGGCGGCACGCTCACGATCGCATTCGTCCCGTTCGCGACGCACATCGACGCGAACTCCGCCAACATCAGCACGTTGAACGAGGTCGCGAAGTACTTCTATGAGACGCTATTCGACTGGGACGCGGACGGCAAGCTGGTCCCCTCCCTGGTCCAGAGCGAGCAGATATCCCGGGACGGCCTGACGGTCACCTGGAAGCTGCAGCCCGGCGTGAAGTTCCACGACGGGACGTCCTTCAATGCCGCGGCCGTGAAGTGGAACCTGGAGCGCAAAGGCGAGAAGAAACAGCCGCTCTACGACGCGCTCTTCGTCAGGCGCATCGACGCGGTCGACGACCTCACGGTGCGGGTAACGATGACCCAGCCCCAGCCGGGCCTCGCGGCGTGGCTCAGCCTGCCCACGTTTTCGATGTACAGCCCGTCGTTCGTCCAAAAAGTCGGTGACGACGGCCTCAAGCGACAGGCCTCAGGCACGGGCCCGTTCACCGTCCAGGAGTTCCGCGCCAACGAGATCCTCCGGCTCCGGCGCGCGCCGCAGTACTGGCGCAAAGGGCTGCCGTACCTCGACGAAATTGTGTTCCGCATGGTGCCGTCGATCAGTGCGCGCGCCGCGATGCTGCAGGCCGGCGACGTGGACATGGCGCTCGCGCTCTCGATCCCAGACATCGCGCGGCTGCGGCACCTCAAGGGCTTCCGGGTTCTGCAACAGCTGGGCTCCCAGCAGTACTACCTGGCGATCAACGCAGCACACGATCCGCTCAAGGACGGTCGCGTGCGGCGTGCGCTCAACCACGCGGTCGACAAGGACGGCATCATGCGGACCGTGCTGCTCGGCAGCGCGGAGTTCTCGACCGCTAACTTCCTGACGCGCAAGGTGGACGGCTACGCACGGGCTGGCGTCTACCCGTACGACCGGGCGGCAGCGGCGCGGCTCCTGGACGAAGCGGGGTGGAAGCCGGGCCCGGGCGGGATGCGCGCGAAGGACGGCAAGTCGCTCTCGCTCGACATCGCGACGACCAGCGGCGCCCGCTCCGGCGACGTGCAGATCGCCGAGCTGGTGCAGGGCATGCTCAAGAACGTCGGCGTCGGCGCCAACGTCAACGTCGTGGATTCGGCGACCTTTCTGGCACGCGTCAATCTGCCGATTCCCCAGCAGCTCCCCTACGATCTGCTGAACCTCGCCGTCAACGTCTTTTCGGGCGATGCGGAGTACGTGATGCGAACCTTTTACCTCACGAGCGCTTGGCCGCCCGCGTACTACAACTATGCGCACTACTCCAACCCAACGGTGGACAAGGACGTCGACGCCGCACTGCGCGCGCCGACGAAGGCGCAGCGTGACCAGATCTTTGCGCGGATCATCAAGCAAGTGTACGCCGACACGCCGACCATACTGCTGTGCGACGTGCCGACGATCGCGGCCGTGCAGGACACCGTGCAGGGCGTGTTCTTCAACGGCCCCGCGAACAATTGGCCGGCCAAGTACGCGTGGAAGGAAAAGCGCTAG
- a CDS encoding ABC transporter permease yields MGGYIARRALVSIPLLLLIVTVVFFAFRAIPGDPARLYVGTDASQETVEQYRRAWGLDQPVAVQYARYLSRLLRGDLGVSIQSGQTVLHELGGHFPSTLALSCAAMAVAAAVGIPLGILAGWKRDTMWDAAASGVALAGISIPLFWLGLLLIYTFSVRLHVVPSGGNETWRSYILPAVSLAMFPLTFIVRMTRSSLLDVIKEDYVRTARAKGLREVVVIGWHAVRNALLPVVTVIGLLFGYMLGGAIVTETIFAWPGLGRLLVTAVAQRDFPLIQGDLLLFAALFMLVNLAVDLLYAWIDPRIRLE; encoded by the coding sequence ATGGGCGGCTACATCGCCAGGCGCGCGCTCGTCAGCATCCCGCTGCTCCTCCTGATCGTGACGGTAGTGTTCTTCGCCTTCCGGGCGATCCCGGGCGATCCCGCTCGGCTCTACGTCGGCACCGATGCCTCCCAGGAAACGGTGGAGCAGTACCGGCGGGCGTGGGGGCTCGATCAACCGGTCGCCGTGCAATACGCCCGCTACCTCTCGCGCCTGCTGCGCGGCGACCTCGGCGTCTCGATTCAGAGCGGGCAGACGGTCCTGCACGAACTGGGCGGCCATTTCCCATCGACGCTCGCGCTCTCGTGCGCCGCGATGGCGGTCGCCGCCGCCGTCGGCATTCCGCTCGGGATCCTCGCCGGCTGGAAGCGCGACACGATGTGGGATGCGGCGGCGAGCGGCGTGGCGCTCGCCGGCATCTCGATCCCGCTCTTCTGGCTCGGCCTTCTCCTCATCTACACGTTCAGCGTGCGCCTCCACGTCGTCCCGAGCGGCGGGAACGAGACGTGGCGCAGTTACATCCTGCCCGCGGTCTCGCTTGCGATGTTTCCCCTGACCTTTATCGTGCGCATGACCCGCTCGTCGCTGCTGGACGTGATCAAGGAAGACTACGTACGGACGGCCCGGGCGAAAGGTCTGCGCGAGGTCGTGGTCATCGGCTGGCACGCCGTGCGCAACGCGCTGCTGCCGGTCGTCACCGTGATCGGGCTGCTCTTCGGCTACATGCTCGGCGGCGCGATCGTAACCGAGACGATCTTCGCGTGGCCCGGCCTGGGGCGCCTCCTCGTGACCGCGGTGGCACAGCGTGACTTTCCGTTGATTCAGGGCGACCTGCTGCTGTTCGCGGCGCTCTTCATGCTGGTGAACCTGGCAGTAGACCTGCTGTACGCGTGGATCGATCCGCGCATCCGCCTCGAATGA
- a CDS encoding ABC transporter permease, with amino-acid sequence MRRRPSAARRNLRLHYGGILIALFLATGTVGPHLLRDNPNAIDLTQNLAPPTGRHPFGTDTEGRDLLSRVVVGARTDLVMSVSAVALGGVTGIACGLVAGYYPRVRTPIMRFMDVLLAFPSLVVALGIIAVVGSSLRNVIIALAIYQVPQFTRLVNGVVLSLREQAYVESARAAGARDGRIIGRYIVPNMLPPVIVQISLFVPSAITIGASLSFLGLGISPPTAEWGSMLQNSLEWAGMAPHVMIAPGLALMAVILGFNLFGDGLRDALDPRLRI; translated from the coding sequence ATGAGACGACGGCCCTCCGCCGCGCGCCGCAACCTCCGGCTCCACTACGGCGGGATCCTGATCGCCCTGTTCCTCGCGACCGGGACCGTCGGCCCCCACCTGCTGCGGGACAACCCCAACGCCATCGACCTGACGCAGAACCTCGCGCCCCCCACCGGACGGCACCCGTTTGGCACGGACACCGAAGGCCGCGACCTGCTGAGCCGGGTTGTGGTCGGCGCCCGCACGGACCTCGTGATGTCGGTCAGTGCCGTCGCGCTCGGCGGAGTCACCGGCATCGCGTGCGGGCTGGTCGCCGGCTACTATCCTCGGGTGCGCACCCCGATCATGCGCTTCATGGACGTGCTGTTGGCATTCCCGAGCCTCGTCGTGGCACTCGGCATCATCGCCGTCGTGGGCTCGAGCCTCCGAAACGTCATCATCGCGCTGGCGATCTACCAGGTCCCGCAGTTCACGCGACTGGTGAACGGCGTCGTGCTCAGCCTGCGGGAGCAGGCCTACGTGGAATCGGCGCGCGCGGCCGGCGCGCGGGACGGCCGGATCATCGGCCGCTACATCGTCCCCAATATGCTCCCCCCTGTCATCGTGCAGATCAGTCTCTTCGTCCCGAGCGCGATCACGATCGGCGCGAGCCTTAGCTTCCTCGGGCTCGGCATCTCGCCCCCCACGGCCGAGTGGGGGTCCATGCTGCAGAACAGCCTGGAATGGGCCGGGATGGCGCCGCACGTCATGATCGCGCCGGGGCTCGCGCTGATGGCCGTGATCCTCGGATTCAATCTGTTCGGGGACGGCCTGCGCGACGCGCTCGATCCCCGGCTGCGGATTTAG